Proteins encoded within one genomic window of Bacteroides sedimenti:
- a CDS encoding MerR family transcriptional regulator produces MNTKMKFKIGEFSKLCQVTVKTLRHYEEVGLLIPIEVDEWTGYRYYDISQLRRMNRIVYLKRLGFSLEDIFDIFEESLQMPTEEMIRMKIAQSENEIQSLIWRQTELVKLETMLHKQENIMEKVFEKSLPSRVFATHRRKIDSYQEMFNLCPNIIGPEMRRLGCECPEPQYCFTIEHQTEYGKDIDIEYFEAVDKRGEDSELIKFKVLPEVPVALCIKHYGAYEKMPETFAELYSYAEANGYEPTELARFNYIDGIWNKESVDEWLTEIQLPVRK; encoded by the coding sequence ATGAATACAAAAATGAAGTTTAAAATCGGAGAATTCTCCAAACTTTGCCAAGTTACGGTCAAAACCCTGCGTCACTATGAAGAGGTGGGACTACTGATTCCTATCGAGGTAGATGAGTGGACGGGATACCGCTACTACGATATCTCGCAACTGCGACGTATGAATCGAATTGTATATCTGAAAAGGCTGGGATTTTCGCTCGAAGATATTTTTGATATTTTCGAAGAAAGTCTCCAGATGCCAACCGAAGAGATGATACGCATGAAAATTGCACAATCAGAAAATGAGATTCAGTCTTTGATATGGCGACAAACGGAACTTGTAAAGCTGGAAACAATGCTCCATAAACAAGAGAACATTATGGAAAAAGTATTTGAGAAATCGTTACCATCAAGGGTTTTTGCAACTCACCGTCGTAAAATCGACTCTTATCAAGAGATGTTCAATCTGTGTCCAAATATCATTGGACCAGAGATGAGACGTCTGGGCTGTGAGTGTCCCGAGCCTCAATATTGCTTTACTATTGAACATCAAACGGAGTATGGTAAGGATATTGATATTGAGTATTTTGAAGCAGTTGATAAAAGAGGTGAGGATTCCGAATTGATTAAGTTCAAAGTGTTGCCAGAAGTGCCAGTTGCACTCTGCATTAAACACTATGGTGCCTACGAAAAAATGCCTGAAACCTTTGCTGAGCTTTATTCTTATGCCGAGGCAAACGGATATGAGCCCACGGAACTTGCCCGTTTTAATTATATAGATGGCATCTGGAACAAAGAGTCTGTAGATGAATGGTTGACCGAGATTCAGTTACCTGTCAGAAAATAG
- a CDS encoding nucleoside phosphorylase — translation MKYFAESELIINPDGSVFHLHLKPEELADKVILVGDPGRVETVASHFESRECEVESREFKTITGTYKGKRITVLSTGIGCDNIDIVVNELDALANIDFTTRQEKEKFHQLELVRIGTCGGLQPYTPVGTFICSEKSIGFDGLLNFYAGRNDVCDLAFEEAFCKHMEWSPLLCAPYVIDANAELISRINQGDMVNGVTIAAGGFFGPQGRELRVPLADPHQNEKVESFEYNGYRITNFEMESSALAGLSRLMGHKAMTVCMVIANRLIKEANTGYKNTIDTLITTVLDRI, via the coding sequence ATGAAGTATTTTGCAGAATCGGAACTTATTATAAACCCTGATGGATCGGTGTTTCATCTGCACCTGAAACCTGAAGAACTGGCAGACAAAGTGATATTGGTAGGCGACCCGGGGCGTGTGGAAACCGTAGCTTCTCATTTTGAAAGCAGAGAGTGCGAAGTGGAAAGCCGCGAGTTCAAAACCATTACCGGCACCTACAAGGGAAAACGAATCACGGTTCTATCCACCGGTATCGGTTGCGATAACATAGATATTGTGGTGAATGAGCTCGACGCACTGGCAAACATTGATTTCACCACCCGCCAGGAGAAAGAGAAATTCCACCAGCTGGAACTGGTACGCATCGGCACCTGTGGAGGGCTGCAACCATATACACCAGTAGGCACTTTTATCTGCTCAGAGAAATCAATCGGTTTCGACGGATTACTCAACTTCTATGCCGGACGTAACGATGTGTGCGACCTCGCCTTCGAAGAGGCGTTCTGCAAACACATGGAGTGGTCTCCCCTGCTTTGCGCACCTTATGTAATTGATGCCAACGCCGAACTGATTTCCCGAATCAATCAGGGAGACATGGTGAACGGGGTGACCATTGCCGCAGGCGGTTTCTTCGGACCACAAGGACGTGAGTTGCGTGTTCCGCTGGCCGATCCCCACCAGAACGAAAAAGTAGAATCATTTGAATACAACGGTTATAGAATCACCAATTTCGAAATGGAAAGCTCGGCACTGGCAGGACTCTCCAGACTGATGGGACATAAGGCAATGACCGTATGCATGGTAATCGCCAATCGACTTATCAAGGAGGCCAACACCGGCTATAAAAACACCATTGATACATTGATAACAACCGTACTCGACAGAATTTAA
- a CDS encoding SusC/RagA family TonB-linked outer membrane protein has translation MAQHDKWRVLCFCFLAICPGISIAQKPDVPLPDSLITIGYATGKLKNVSGSVEKITELQMNREQVTTPLEAIRGKVPGLTVQRETNGPAALDAIRLRGTTSLTSGNNPLIIADGVFGDLSMMASIYPTDIESFTILKDASETAQYGSRGASGVIVITTKKGISDKTRVNYNGSFGITSVYKNLKMLSADEFRKVSINRNIPILDKGFNTDFQKEIEQVGLQQNHHIAFYGGTQASSYRVSLGFMNRQGVVLNERMKNITSNMNITQEIFDGFVKCELGMFGSIQKNRNLFDYQKTFYSAATFNPTFPDHKNPETSSWDGITNASQIVNPLAWMEVKDNDDNSHISTHARLTFRLSEEWKLAAFSAYTYSIVENSQYLPTSVWAHGQAYKGTRKMESLLGDMMLTYKKNWKKHFFDALALAELQKETYTGFYTTVTNFSTDKFGYNNLQAGAIRLWEGTNSYYENPRLVSFLGRFNYTFADRYIFTVNTRTDASSKFGSNHKWGFFPSFSAAWVLSEEKFIKRLQAVNNMKFRIGYGLAGNQSGIDSYTTLNLVKPNGIIPVGVSPVVSLGDIRNTNPDLKWEVKYTFNTGVDITLFSNRLLVSANYYTSKTKDMLYLYNVSVPPFTYNTLLANIGSMRNSGTEIAIGASLLKGKDVELNINANIAFQQNKLLSLSGYYNGEAISAPEYKSLTSLNGAGFHGGYNNIVYQIVGQPLGVFYLPHAKGLTTNNNGESVYNIVDLNGGGVSLEDGEDRYVAGQAVPKALLGSNISLRYKRWDISIQINGAFGHKIYNGTSLTYMNMNIFPDYNIMKEAPQRNIKDQTATDYWLERGDYINFDYLTVGWNIPIQKIKKYIQSFRLAFTVNNLATISGYSGITPMINSSTVNATLGMDDKRTYPLARTYTLGLSINF, from the coding sequence ATGGCACAACACGATAAATGGCGGGTCTTATGCTTCTGTTTCCTGGCCATCTGTCCGGGTATATCGATTGCGCAAAAACCGGATGTACCTTTGCCCGACTCATTGATTACAATAGGTTATGCTACAGGAAAACTGAAAAACGTTTCTGGCTCCGTAGAAAAAATAACAGAGTTACAAATGAATAGGGAACAAGTAACAACTCCCTTGGAAGCGATACGCGGAAAGGTACCAGGGCTGACTGTTCAACGAGAGACAAATGGACCAGCTGCTCTGGATGCTATTCGGTTGCGTGGTACTACTTCATTAACCAGTGGTAATAATCCACTGATTATTGCAGATGGGGTGTTCGGAGATCTGAGCATGATGGCCTCTATTTATCCTACGGATATAGAGAGTTTCACCATTCTGAAAGATGCCTCTGAAACAGCACAATATGGTTCACGTGGGGCATCTGGTGTGATTGTAATAACAACAAAAAAAGGGATCAGCGACAAGACAAGAGTAAACTATAATGGTAGTTTCGGTATTACTTCTGTCTATAAAAACTTAAAAATGCTTTCAGCAGATGAATTCCGGAAAGTATCTATTAACCGAAACATACCCATTCTTGACAAAGGTTTTAATACAGATTTCCAGAAAGAGATCGAGCAAGTTGGACTGCAACAAAATCATCACATTGCTTTCTATGGAGGTACCCAAGCCTCCAGTTACCGTGTTTCTCTAGGCTTCATGAACCGTCAGGGGGTAGTTCTGAATGAAAGAATGAAGAACATTACTTCAAATATGAATATAACGCAGGAGATTTTTGACGGTTTTGTTAAATGCGAACTGGGTATGTTCGGTTCTATTCAGAAGAACCGGAATCTTTTCGATTACCAAAAGACATTCTACTCTGCAGCCACATTCAACCCCACTTTCCCTGACCATAAGAATCCAGAGACGAGTTCGTGGGATGGTATTACAAATGCCAGCCAAATTGTTAATCCGCTTGCCTGGATGGAAGTGAAAGACAATGATGACAATTCTCATATCAGCACTCATGCCCGGCTAACATTTCGTCTGTCCGAAGAATGGAAGCTCGCAGCATTCAGTGCATATACATATAGTATTGTAGAAAACTCACAATATCTTCCCACTTCAGTCTGGGCACATGGACAAGCTTATAAGGGAACACGAAAAATGGAGTCATTGCTTGGAGACATGATGTTAACCTATAAAAAAAACTGGAAAAAACATTTCTTTGATGCTTTGGCTTTGGCTGAACTTCAAAAGGAGACATATACAGGTTTCTACACCACGGTAACAAACTTCAGCACAGATAAATTCGGATACAACAACTTACAGGCAGGAGCAATCCGCTTATGGGAAGGAACAAATTCCTATTACGAAAATCCACGGCTGGTATCGTTTCTGGGACGTTTTAATTACACATTTGCCGACCGCTATATTTTCACAGTCAATACTCGTACAGATGCCTCTTCCAAATTCGGCAGCAATCACAAATGGGGATTTTTTCCTTCTTTTTCGGCAGCCTGGGTCCTGAGCGAAGAGAAATTTATAAAACGCTTGCAAGCTGTTAATAACATGAAGTTTCGTATCGGATATGGCTTGGCAGGAAATCAAAGCGGAATTGATTCGTACACAACATTGAATCTGGTAAAGCCCAACGGGATTATTCCTGTTGGAGTTTCTCCGGTGGTATCACTGGGGGATATTCGAAACACGAATCCGGATTTAAAATGGGAAGTAAAGTACACGTTCAATACGGGTGTTGACATAACTTTATTCAGTAACCGCTTGTTAGTTTCGGCCAACTATTATACGTCGAAGACAAAAGACATGCTTTATCTTTATAATGTAAGTGTACCCCCTTTCACGTATAATACATTATTGGCAAATATCGGTTCCATGCGAAACAGCGGCACAGAAATTGCTATCGGAGCTTCACTATTGAAAGGGAAGGATGTAGAGTTGAACATTAATGCCAATATTGCCTTCCAGCAAAATAAACTGCTGTCTTTGAGTGGATATTACAACGGTGAAGCCATTTCGGCACCTGAATACAAAAGCCTGACAAGTTTGAACGGAGCTGGATTTCATGGAGGATATAACAATATAGTATATCAAATAGTAGGACAACCATTGGGTGTATTCTACTTGCCGCATGCAAAAGGGCTGACAACAAACAACAACGGTGAATCAGTTTACAATATTGTGGACCTAAATGGTGGAGGAGTTAGTCTGGAAGACGGAGAAGACCGATATGTAGCAGGACAAGCAGTACCCAAGGCTTTATTGGGATCAAACATCAGCTTGCGTTACAAACGCTGGGATATCTCGATACAAATTAATGGTGCTTTCGGGCATAAAATATATAATGGTACTTCACTGACTTATATGAATATGAATATTTTCCCGGATTATAACATTATGAAAGAAGCACCACAACGTAACATAAAAGACCAGACAGCAACAGATTACTGGCTGGAACGGGGTGACTATATTAATTTCGATTATCTAACGGTTGGATGGAACATACCTATACAAAAAATAAAGAAGTACATTCAGTCGTTCCGATTGGCATTTACAGTCAATAACCTGGCAACAATCAGTGGATATTCGGGCATTACGCCCATGATTAACAGTTCTACGGTGAATGCCACGCTTGGTATGGACGACAAACGTACCTATCCATTGGCAAGAACTTATACGTTGGGGTTAAGTATTAATTTTTAA
- a CDS encoding RagB/SusD family nutrient uptake outer membrane protein produces MLSAACNEILEENPRDKLPEEEAYKTLGDVYLNAVASLYTYVGGYNDSQGLQGTGRGIYDLNTFTTDEAIMPTRGGDWYDGGFWQGLFLHKWGTNNDAIQATWEYLYKMVNLCNKSLEKIDLFAETHSDAELPVYRAEVRAMRAMYYYYLMDLFGRVPLILSSSTPMKDVVQKERKEIFDFVVNELQTVVPLLAAERSNQPGDYYGRLTRPVAYFLLAKLALNAEVYTDNNWTDNLHPDGKSIYFEVDGKKLNAWQATSAYCNMITAMGYRLEPQYQSNFAVYNESSEENIFTIPMNKTMYTNQMQYLFRSRHYNHAKAYGLGGENGSSATIEVLNTFGYGTDNSDPRFDICYFAGIVHDLKGNVIKLDNGSALEYFPWKVLLDVSNTPYEKTAGARMKKYEVDLTATKDGKLMENDIVLFRYADVLLMKSEAEVRNNENGDTELNEVRSRVGSPARKATLENLLAERQLELAWEGWRRQDLIRFGKFTRAYSSRPQLPGEENGYTTVFPIPEKVIRMNLQLLQNSGY; encoded by the coding sequence ATGCTATCTGCAGCGTGCAACGAAATTTTGGAAGAAAACCCACGTGACAAGCTTCCGGAAGAGGAAGCTTATAAAACACTTGGAGATGTTTATCTAAATGCAGTAGCTTCATTGTACACGTATGTTGGTGGATATAACGACAGTCAGGGATTACAGGGAACAGGGAGGGGTATTTATGATCTGAATACATTCACCACAGACGAGGCTATAATGCCTACTCGTGGAGGAGATTGGTATGACGGCGGTTTCTGGCAAGGGTTGTTTCTGCATAAATGGGGAACTAACAACGATGCTATTCAGGCCACGTGGGAATATCTCTATAAGATGGTGAATCTTTGCAACAAGTCTTTAGAGAAAATAGATCTTTTTGCAGAGACCCATTCAGATGCCGAATTACCGGTTTATAGGGCGGAAGTGCGTGCAATGCGTGCCATGTACTACTATTATCTGATGGACTTGTTTGGAAGAGTTCCGCTGATACTATCTTCTTCAACGCCAATGAAAGATGTAGTCCAGAAAGAACGGAAAGAAATATTTGACTTTGTAGTGAATGAGTTGCAGACAGTTGTCCCATTATTGGCTGCAGAACGGAGCAACCAACCCGGAGATTATTACGGACGTCTCACGCGTCCGGTGGCTTATTTTCTACTGGCTAAATTAGCTTTGAATGCAGAGGTCTATACAGACAACAACTGGACTGATAATTTGCATCCGGACGGAAAATCAATTTACTTTGAAGTAGATGGCAAAAAGCTAAACGCATGGCAAGCAACATCAGCCTATTGCAATATGATTACCGCAATGGGATACAGACTTGAGCCGCAATATCAAAGTAACTTTGCTGTATATAATGAATCATCCGAGGAGAATATTTTCACTATCCCCATGAATAAAACAATGTATACCAACCAGATGCAGTACCTTTTCCGTTCTCGTCATTACAACCATGCCAAAGCTTACGGGCTGGGAGGGGAAAACGGATCGAGTGCAACAATAGAAGTTTTAAATACCTTTGGATATGGTACTGACAATAGCGACCCACGTTTTGACATATGTTATTTTGCAGGAATCGTACATGACCTGAAAGGAAACGTTATTAAACTTGATAACGGTTCAGCATTGGAATATTTCCCATGGAAAGTACTTCTGGATGTATCGAATACACCTTACGAAAAAACAGCTGGAGCACGCATGAAAAAGTATGAGGTAGATTTGACAGCTACGAAAGACGGCAAACTGATGGAAAATGACATTGTTCTATTCCGCTATGCGGATGTGCTGCTGATGAAGAGCGAGGCTGAAGTACGTAACAATGAAAACGGAGATACTGAACTAAATGAAGTACGCAGTCGGGTTGGTAGCCCTGCTCGAAAAGCAACATTAGAGAATCTGCTTGCCGAAAGACAGTTGGAATTAGCTTGGGAAGGTTGGAGACGACAAGACCTGATACGTTTCGGGAAGTTTACAAGAGCATATAGCAGTCGCCCGCAACTTCCAGGTGAAGAAAATGGTTATACTACCGTATTCCCTATCCCTGAAAAAGTTATAAGAATGAACCTGCAACTATTGCAGAACAGCGGGTATTGA
- a CDS encoding DMT family protein, whose product MQGMFSILLLVVSNIFMTFAWYGHLKLQENKVIGSWPLIGVILFSWGIALAEYMCQVPANRLGFNGNGGPFSLMQLKIIQEVITLVVFTVFSTMLFKGESLHWNHMAAGLCLILAVYFVFMN is encoded by the coding sequence ATGCAAGGAATGTTTTCTATATTACTTTTAGTTGTATCAAATATCTTCATGACTTTTGCATGGTATGGACATTTGAAATTGCAAGAAAATAAAGTTATTGGCAGCTGGCCTTTGATTGGTGTTATACTCTTCTCATGGGGTATTGCTCTGGCGGAATATATGTGTCAGGTTCCCGCAAACAGATTGGGATTTAATGGAAACGGCGGTCCTTTCAGTCTAATGCAGTTAAAGATTATTCAGGAAGTAATTACTCTTGTTGTTTTTACAGTTTTTTCTACCATGCTGTTTAAAGGTGAAAGCCTGCACTGGAATCATATGGCGGCTGGATTGTGTCTGATTTTAGCAGTTTATTTTGTTTTCATGAACTGA
- a CDS encoding GNAT family N-acetyltransferase has translation MKLFDDVSLRPLQWDDATDIYNTIVAQKEYLGRWLPFVAFTDSVQFTQEFVDSSMKMEDETFTIRKDNKFIGLIGFKATDKGNCKTEIGYWLSSEYQGQGIVTRAVEQLCKYAFENLGINRIQIKSAVGNTQSSNIPKRLGFSFEGIERAGELFPDGSFADIEVYSILKKEYTIGNNG, from the coding sequence ATGAAACTATTTGATGACGTATCACTCCGACCATTACAATGGGATGATGCAACAGACATATATAATACGATAGTTGCTCAAAAAGAGTATCTGGGACGTTGGTTGCCTTTTGTAGCCTTTACGGACTCTGTGCAGTTTACACAAGAGTTTGTAGACTCTTCCATGAAAATGGAGGATGAAACTTTCACAATCCGCAAAGACAATAAATTTATCGGCCTTATTGGATTTAAAGCTACTGATAAAGGAAATTGCAAAACAGAAATCGGATATTGGCTATCAAGTGAGTATCAAGGGCAAGGCATAGTAACTCGTGCAGTTGAACAGTTGTGCAAATATGCCTTCGAAAATCTAGGAATAAACCGTATCCAGATAAAGAGTGCTGTTGGTAATACTCAGAGCAGTAATATCCCTAAGCGACTAGGGTTTAGCTTTGAGGGCATAGAACGTGCCGGTGAATTATTTCCTGATGGGAGCTTTGCCGACATTGAAGTTTACAGCATTTTAAAAAAGGAATATACCATTGGCAATAATGGTTGA
- the mnmE gene encoding tRNA uridine-5-carboxymethylaminomethyl(34) synthesis GTPase MnmE has protein sequence MNQDTICAVATAQGGAIGIVRVSGPDAIDITSSIFAPIDGRTKLQGKEAYTLTFGRICKGEEVIDEVLVSIFRAPHSYTGENATEISCHGSSYILQQVMQLLIEKGCRSALPGEFTQRAFLNGKMDLSQAEAVADLIASSSASTHRLAMSQMRGGFSKELTDLRTQLLNFVSLVELELDFSEEEVEFANRNALLKLTENIERIITRLADSFNVGNAIKNGIPVAIIGETNAGKSTLLNVLLNEEKAIVSDIHGTTRDVIEDTINLKGTLFRFIDTAGIRETHDQIESIGIERTFRKLDQAEIVLCMIAATDSQEQIQKLYEKIRPKCKGKQLILVFNKSDLINEEVKKELEQLAAHHKTPHIFISARNRENTDELEELLVKTANLPTVTQNDVIVTNVRHYEALTRAQESIHRVKEGLNNNISGDFLSQDIRECMHYLGEITGTISNDEILGNIFAHFCIGK, from the coding sequence ATAAATCAGGATACAATATGCGCCGTAGCCACCGCACAGGGAGGAGCAATCGGCATTGTCAGGGTCTCCGGCCCCGACGCCATCGATATAACCAGTTCAATCTTTGCACCTATAGATGGAAGAACCAAGCTACAGGGTAAGGAGGCTTATACCCTAACCTTCGGACGAATTTGTAAGGGAGAGGAAGTGATAGACGAAGTGCTTGTCAGCATCTTCCGTGCACCACACTCCTACACCGGCGAAAATGCGACCGAAATCTCCTGCCATGGTTCCTCTTACATCTTGCAACAGGTGATGCAGCTGCTTATTGAAAAGGGCTGTCGTTCGGCACTTCCGGGCGAATTTACCCAACGTGCCTTCCTGAACGGCAAAATGGACCTCAGTCAGGCCGAAGCTGTAGCCGACCTCATTGCCTCCTCTTCCGCTTCCACACATCGCCTGGCCATGAGTCAGATGCGCGGAGGATTCAGCAAGGAGCTTACCGACCTGCGCACTCAGTTGCTCAACTTTGTTTCTTTGGTTGAACTAGAACTCGACTTCAGCGAAGAAGAAGTGGAATTCGCCAACCGAAATGCCCTTTTGAAACTGACTGAAAATATCGAGCGGATAATCACCCGCCTGGCCGACTCGTTCAATGTGGGAAATGCCATTAAGAACGGAATTCCGGTAGCTATAATCGGAGAGACCAATGCCGGGAAGTCTACCCTGCTCAACGTCCTGCTCAACGAAGAAAAAGCCATTGTCAGCGACATTCACGGCACAACTCGTGATGTGATTGAAGATACCATCAACCTAAAAGGCACTCTGTTCCGTTTCATCGACACTGCCGGTATCCGCGAAACACACGATCAGATTGAGAGCATAGGTATTGAACGTACCTTCCGCAAACTCGATCAGGCAGAGATTGTGCTCTGCATGATTGCCGCCACGGATAGTCAGGAGCAAATTCAGAAGTTGTACGAAAAAATACGTCCCAAATGCAAGGGCAAGCAGCTCATCCTGGTGTTCAACAAGAGCGACCTGATTAATGAGGAAGTAAAGAAAGAGCTGGAGCAGCTAGCTGCCCACCACAAAACCCCTCACATCTTCATCTCCGCAAGGAATCGCGAGAACACCGACGAGTTGGAAGAGTTGCTGGTAAAAACTGCCAATCTTCCCACTGTCACCCAGAACGATGTCATCGTGACCAACGTTCGTCACTACGAAGCTCTCACCCGAGCCCAGGAATCCATCCACCGCGTGAAGGAAGGATTGAACAACAACATCTCCGGCGACTTCCTTTCACAGGACATCCGCGAGTGCATGCACTACCTGGGTGAGATTACCGGAACCATCTCCAATGATGAAATACTTGGGAATATATTTGCGCATTTTTGTATTGGGAAATGA
- a CDS encoding ATP-binding protein gives MAQFTEEEKIYKRIETRFNKGSVKYRLIEDGDKILVGLSGGKDSLALLELLARRSKILKPRFSVVAVYVAMKNIPYQADLDYLKSYAESFGVPFVYYETSFDESTDTRKSRCFLCSWNRRKALFTVAKEQGCNKIALGHHMDDILETLLMNQVFQGAFSSMPPKLVMRKFDMTIIRPMCLIPEVDLIALAKVREFKEQKKNCPYETQSHRSEMKKVLRLFEEMNPEARYSLWSSMNNIQKDLLPEEGV, from the coding sequence ATGGCTCAATTTACAGAAGAAGAAAAGATTTATAAACGAATAGAAACGCGCTTCAATAAAGGTTCTGTGAAGTACAGACTGATTGAGGATGGTGATAAGATTCTGGTAGGACTCTCTGGTGGAAAAGATTCGCTGGCTTTGCTGGAGCTGCTGGCTCGTCGTTCGAAGATTCTTAAACCGCGTTTTTCAGTGGTGGCCGTATATGTGGCCATGAAGAATATCCCGTATCAGGCAGATTTAGATTACTTGAAAAGCTATGCGGAATCTTTCGGGGTTCCTTTCGTTTACTATGAAACTTCTTTTGATGAATCGACCGATACTCGTAAGTCGCGCTGCTTCCTCTGCTCCTGGAACCGGCGGAAAGCACTCTTCACTGTGGCCAAAGAGCAGGGGTGCAATAAGATTGCGCTTGGACACCATATGGATGATATCCTGGAGACATTGCTAATGAATCAGGTGTTTCAGGGTGCTTTTAGCAGCATGCCTCCAAAACTGGTTATGCGGAAGTTTGATATGACGATTATCCGTCCCATGTGTCTTATTCCGGAAGTGGATTTAATAGCATTGGCCAAGGTACGCGAGTTTAAAGAACAGAAGAAAAATTGTCCCTATGAAACGCAGTCCCATCGTTCGGAAATGAAAAAGGTGCTTCGGCTTTTCGAGGAAATGAATCCGGAGGCTCGCTACAGCCTGTGGAGCAGTATGAACAATATTCAAAAGGATTTACTGCCTGAAGAAGGCGTTTAA
- the floA gene encoding flotillin-like protein FloA (flotillin-like protein involved in membrane lipid rafts), translated as MNPTFLTMILIGGGLLFLVIFFHYVPFFLWLSAKVSGVNISLVQLFLMRIRNVPPYVIVPAMIEAHKAGLSNITRDELEAHYLAGGHVEKVVHALVSASKANIELSFQMATAIDLAGRDVFQAVQMSVNPKVIDTPPVYAVAKNGIQLITKARVTVRANIKRLVGGAGEDTILARVGEGIVASIGAADSHKDVLEHPDSISKVVLHKGLDAGTAFEILSIDIADIDIGKNIGAELQIDQANADKNIAQAKAEERRAMAVASEQEMKAKAQEARAKVIEAEAEVPRAMAEAFRSGNLGIMDYYKMKNIEADTSMRENIAKPAVSTPKKPLTE; from the coding sequence ATGAACCCAACATTTCTTACTATGATCCTCATTGGAGGTGGGCTCCTTTTTCTTGTTATTTTTTTCCATTACGTGCCGTTCTTTCTCTGGTTGTCAGCGAAGGTATCGGGAGTGAACATTTCATTGGTGCAACTCTTCCTGATGCGCATCCGTAATGTTCCGCCTTACGTAATAGTACCAGCCATGATCGAGGCGCACAAAGCAGGCCTGAGCAACATCACCCGCGACGAGCTAGAGGCTCACTACCTGGCTGGCGGACATGTAGAGAAAGTTGTGCACGCACTGGTTTCAGCCTCCAAAGCAAACATCGAGCTATCCTTCCAGATGGCTACCGCTATAGACCTTGCCGGACGCGATGTGTTTCAGGCTGTTCAGATGTCTGTAAACCCAAAAGTAATTGACACCCCTCCGGTATATGCTGTGGCAAAAAATGGTATTCAGTTGATAACCAAAGCACGTGTCACAGTCCGTGCAAACATTAAACGCTTGGTGGGTGGAGCCGGAGAAGACACTATTCTGGCACGTGTAGGTGAAGGTATTGTTGCCTCCATCGGTGCGGCCGACAGCCACAAAGATGTGTTGGAACATCCGGACAGCATCTCTAAAGTAGTGTTGCATAAAGGACTCGATGCCGGAACCGCATTCGAAATTCTTTCCATCGACATTGCCGATATTGATATTGGTAAGAACATTGGTGCTGAACTTCAGATTGACCAGGCAAATGCTGATAAGAATATTGCTCAGGCGAAAGCCGAAGAGCGTCGCGCCATGGCAGTAGCTTCCGAACAGGAGATGAAAGCCAAAGCTCAGGAAGCCCGTGCAAAAGTTATCGAAGCCGAAGCCGAAGTACCTAGAGCTATGGCAGAAGCCTTCAGAAGCGGCAATCTGGGCATTATGGATTATTACAAAATGAAAAACATTGAAGCTGACACTTCAATGCGCGAAAATATTGCTAAACCGGCAGTCTCAACTCCAAAGAAACCTTTGACTGAATAA
- a CDS encoding NfeD family protein encodes MDILIIIALIVAGIILFLVEIFIIPGISFAGIGAFVCLIYANYFAFSNLGNTAGFITLAASTLACVASLFIFMRSKTLDKIALKKNITSTVDNKAEQSIKVGDTGIAFTRLALIGIADINGHHVEVRSIDGFIDEKTPIIVSRIDNGNILVEKQTQTI; translated from the coding sequence ATGGATATACTGATCATCATAGCACTTATTGTTGCAGGGATTATTTTATTCCTGGTCGAGATATTTATCATTCCCGGTATCAGTTTCGCAGGTATAGGTGCATTCGTATGCCTAATCTACGCCAATTATTTTGCCTTTTCCAATCTGGGAAATACAGCTGGATTCATCACCCTGGCAGCATCCACCCTTGCTTGTGTGGCCTCACTGTTCATCTTTATGCGATCGAAAACGCTTGATAAGATTGCTTTGAAAAAAAATATCACCTCGACTGTGGATAATAAGGCCGAGCAGAGCATTAAAGTGGGTGACACCGGCATCGCTTTCACTCGCCTGGCGCTGATTGGTATAGCCGATATCAACGGACACCACGTGGAAGTTCGTTCCATCGACGGATTTATCGACGAGAAGACACCGATCATTGTTTCCCGCATCGATAACGGAAACATCCTTGTGGAGAAACAAACTCAGACTATTTAA